One genomic window of Deltaproteobacteria bacterium includes the following:
- a CDS encoding chorismate-binding protein: MDRDRFLEWAGKANVIPVYREILADRDTPVGLLYKLGDKVRFLLESVEGGERWGRYSILGLEPEGEIVLYPNEASIRIKEDSRRVPVGADPLALLREQTRGFRPAEVEGIPRFSSGLVGYFSYELIHFLERMPSLKAEAIKSPLAYLLLVKDLIVFDNVKHTMKVVVNAYLDDNSDPIRVYEDSLARIEALMKEIENPVSTTAPEKLDRPFVRVEPEDQTFEAQVQAVQEYIRAGEAIQVVISREFSLPNVADTADLYRALRYVNPSPYLFLLRTPQVNLIGSSPEVMVRKERNTATVRPIAGTRPRGGDEHEDQRLADELLNDPKEKAEHVMLVDLARNDLGRVAQIGTVQVTEYMTIERYSHVMHLVSNVTAELEKGKDCYDVIAATFPAGTLTGAPKVRAMEIIHEMESGPRGPYGGAVGYIGFDGEMDLCITIRTLVQSNGRISWRAGAGIVFDSVPQNEAMETVHKGRAMERAVEMAINGLRL, from the coding sequence TTGGATAGAGATCGGTTTTTGGAATGGGCGGGAAAGGCCAATGTCATTCCCGTGTATCGGGAAATTCTGGCGGATCGGGACACGCCGGTGGGACTGCTCTACAAACTGGGAGACAAGGTCCGATTCCTTCTGGAAAGTGTGGAAGGCGGGGAACGATGGGGGCGGTACAGCATCTTAGGCCTCGAACCTGAAGGAGAGATCGTGCTCTATCCCAACGAAGCATCCATCCGCATCAAAGAGGACTCCCGGCGGGTTCCGGTTGGCGCTGATCCCCTGGCGCTTCTGCGCGAGCAGACCCGTGGTTTCCGGCCGGCGGAAGTGGAAGGCATTCCCCGATTTTCCAGCGGCCTGGTGGGGTACTTTTCGTACGAACTCATTCATTTTCTTGAACGGATGCCTTCGCTCAAAGCTGAAGCGATAAAATCGCCCTTGGCGTACCTGTTGCTCGTAAAAGACCTGATCGTGTTCGACAACGTCAAGCACACCATGAAAGTGGTGGTCAATGCGTACCTGGACGACAACAGCGATCCGATCCGGGTTTACGAAGACAGCCTGGCGCGCATCGAGGCCTTGATGAAGGAGATCGAAAATCCCGTAAGCACGACCGCCCCGGAAAAACTGGACCGGCCTTTCGTAAGAGTCGAACCGGAAGATCAGACATTCGAGGCTCAAGTTCAGGCGGTCCAGGAATACATTCGCGCGGGCGAGGCGATCCAGGTGGTCATTTCACGCGAATTTTCCCTTCCCAACGTGGCGGATACGGCGGACCTCTATCGCGCTCTCCGTTACGTGAACCCTTCCCCGTATCTCTTCCTTTTAAGAACGCCCCAGGTGAATCTCATCGGTTCTTCTCCGGAAGTCATGGTCCGCAAGGAGCGCAATACGGCTACGGTGCGTCCCATTGCGGGCACCAGGCCCCGGGGCGGCGACGAGCATGAAGATCAGCGCCTTGCCGACGAACTTCTGAACGATCCCAAGGAGAAGGCCGAACATGTGATGCTGGTGGATCTGGCCCGCAACGATCTGGGCCGGGTGGCGCAGATCGGCACGGTGCAGGTAACGGAATACATGACCATCGAGCGATACTCCCACGTGATGCATCTGGTGTCCAACGTAACGGCGGAACTGGAAAAAGGGAAAGATTGTTATGACGTGATTGCAGCCACGTTCCCAGCAGGCACCCTGACCGGGGCTCCCAAGGTGCGGGCCATGGAGATCATCCACGAAATGGAATCCGGCCCCAGGGGGCCTTACGGGGGAGCTGTAGGATACATCGGTTTTGATGGCGAAATGGACCTTTGCATCACCATACGCACCCTGGTCCAATCCAACGGCCGGATTTCCTGGCGCGCGGGAGCAGGCATCGTATTCGATTCGGTTCCGCAAAACGAGGCTATGGAAACGGTTCACAAAGGACGCGCCATGGAGAGGGCCGTGGAAATGGCGATTAACGGGCTCAGACTATAG
- a CDS encoding aminodeoxychorismate/anthranilate synthase component II — translation MIFLLDNYDSFTYNLFQYMGALGREVNVARNDRIRPDEILSMEPEAIVISPGPGNPDSAGITLELLKAVGGSIPILGVCLGHQAIVQSLGGRVVRSERIMHGKTSSMSHDGKTLYQGIRNPFSGGRYHSLIAEEDSLPECLEVSCRSEHGEIMGVRHRELPIEGVQFHPESVLTQSGKRLLRNFLTLVDRCGNRQTSRAA, via the coding sequence ATGATCTTCTTATTGGATAACTACGATTCGTTTACCTACAACCTGTTTCAGTACATGGGCGCCCTGGGGCGCGAGGTGAACGTTGCGCGGAACGACCGGATCCGTCCTGACGAGATCCTGAGCATGGAACCGGAGGCCATTGTGATTTCTCCCGGTCCTGGTAATCCGGATAGCGCCGGAATCACGCTGGAGCTGCTCAAGGCCGTAGGCGGTTCGATCCCCATACTGGGAGTTTGCCTTGGTCATCAAGCCATCGTGCAGAGTCTTGGGGGGCGCGTGGTGCGCAGTGAACGCATCATGCACGGCAAGACGTCGAGCATGTCTCATGACGGCAAAACCCTGTACCAGGGCATTCGGAATCCGTTTTCGGGCGGGCGCTATCATTCGTTGATCGCAGAGGAGGACTCGCTGCCCGAGTGTCTCGAGGTGAGCTGCCGGTCCGAGCACGGGGAGATCATGGGAGTACGGCATCGGGAGCTTCCCATCGAGGGGGTTCAATTTCATCCGGAATCCGTACTCACACAGAGCGGCAAGCGTTTGCTGAGAAACTTTCTCACCCTGGTGGATCGATGCGGGAATCGCCAAACTTCCCGAGCCGCTTAA
- the trpD gene encoding anthranilate phosphoribosyltransferase produces MKEAIALLAEGQNLLPSQMERSMESIMEGKATSAQIGAFLMGLRVKGETSAEVAAAARIMRQKAVRLDCRANTVVDTCGTGGDGKNTFNISTAAAIVAAGAGAVVAKHGNRSVSSLCGSADVLAELGVNLDAEPDLVEECVSEIGIGFLFAPKLHPAMKHAIGPRKEMGIRTLFNLLGPLSNPAGASAQLLGVFHPTLTETFARVLADLGSRHAMVVHGLDGLDEISVTGPTRVCELKDGVIRTYNLDPEPYVDRLARPDDLKGGDAVENARIIRGILKGESGPRRDVTVLNAAAALVVAGKVADLKDGVEAASRSIDAGSAREKLEALVEMSNS; encoded by the coding sequence ATGAAGGAAGCTATTGCGCTATTGGCCGAGGGACAGAACCTGTTGCCCTCGCAAATGGAACGGTCCATGGAAAGCATCATGGAAGGGAAGGCGACATCGGCTCAGATCGGGGCGTTCCTGATGGGCCTGCGTGTCAAGGGAGAGACGTCGGCGGAAGTCGCGGCCGCGGCCCGGATCATGAGACAGAAGGCCGTTCGGCTGGACTGCCGTGCGAATACGGTGGTGGATACCTGCGGGACCGGGGGGGACGGGAAAAACACGTTCAACATATCCACAGCCGCAGCTATTGTGGCGGCGGGCGCGGGAGCCGTTGTTGCCAAGCACGGCAACCGGTCCGTTTCCAGTTTGTGCGGCAGCGCGGACGTGCTGGCGGAATTGGGGGTAAATCTCGATGCCGAGCCCGATCTAGTGGAAGAATGCGTATCCGAAATCGGCATTGGATTCCTGTTTGCACCCAAACTGCATCCGGCCATGAAACACGCCATCGGCCCCAGAAAAGAGATGGGTATCCGGACGCTCTTCAACCTCCTTGGCCCTTTGTCCAACCCTGCCGGCGCCTCGGCCCAACTGCTGGGCGTGTTTCACCCGACGCTGACCGAAACCTTTGCCCGGGTGCTGGCGGACCTCGGCAGCCGGCATGCCATGGTGGTTCACGGACTCGACGGGCTGGACGAAATTTCGGTCACAGGTCCAACGCGCGTTTGTGAACTCAAAGATGGCGTCATCCGAACCTACAATTTGGATCCGGAACCTTACGTGGACCGATTGGCCCGGCCCGATGACCTCAAAGGGGGCGACGCGGTGGAGAATGCGCGCATCATTCGGGGGATTCTCAAAGGTGAATCGGGGCCCCGGCGGGACGTGACCGTGCTGAACGCGGCAGCGGCTCTGGTCGTGGCGGGCAAAGTCGCCGATCTGAAGGATGGTGTGGAAGCGGCCTCGCGAAGCATAGACGCGGGTTCGGCGCGAGAGAAGCTGGAAGCTCTCGTTGAAATGTCCAACAGTTGA
- the trpC gene encoding indole-3-glycerol phosphate synthase TrpC encodes MIVHAHPQERRKSSILAEILDRRASDLEAIKQEIPLDRIKDEAFEAGPPRDFMRAIKNRTPAVIAEFKRSSPSAGVLRKQAQPAATARMYEDHGAAAVSVLTEPHYFAGSLDDLREIRSHIQLPVLRKDFIVDPYQVYESRAAGADAFLLIAAACTTEQLRTLIQLGNDLHMAALVEIRDQEESDRAVRAGAALIGINNRCLNTFTVDLGTTLDLAPRMPPECTVVAESGFRTHEDLERCRSAGVQAFLIGTALMSAPDPGEALMNLLRKR; translated from the coding sequence ATGATTGTCCACGCACACCCTCAAGAAAGAAGAAAAAGCTCCATTCTGGCGGAGATTCTGGATCGGAGAGCGTCGGATCTGGAAGCGATCAAGCAGGAGATTCCGCTCGATCGGATAAAGGATGAAGCCTTCGAGGCAGGGCCTCCCCGTGATTTCATGCGGGCCATCAAAAATCGAACACCCGCCGTGATCGCGGAATTCAAGAGATCCTCGCCTTCCGCCGGTGTGCTCCGCAAGCAAGCACAGCCGGCGGCAACGGCCCGCATGTACGAAGACCACGGGGCGGCGGCTGTTTCCGTATTGACCGAACCCCATTATTTCGCCGGCAGTCTGGACGATTTGCGGGAGATCCGCAGCCATATTCAGCTTCCCGTATTGCGAAAAGATTTTATTGTGGATCCCTATCAGGTGTACGAGTCCAGGGCCGCCGGCGCGGACGCGTTCCTCCTCATAGCCGCGGCTTGCACCACGGAACAGTTGCGGACCTTGATACAACTGGGGAACGACCTTCACATGGCGGCTTTGGTGGAAATACGCGATCAGGAGGAATCGGATCGGGCCGTCCGGGCGGGCGCCGCGCTTATCGGCATCAATAACCGGTGTCTGAACACGTTCACGGTGGATCTCGGCACGACACTCGACCTGGCGCCCCGGATGCCGCCGGAGTGTACAGTGGTGGCTGAAAGCGGCTTCCGAACGCATGAGGATTTGGAGCGGTGCCGTTCCGCAGGGGTACAAGCCTTCCTCATCGGCACGGCGCTGATGTCGGCCCCGGATCCGGGTGAAGCCCTGATGAATCTCTTAAGAAAGAGGTAG
- a CDS encoding phosphoribosylanthranilate isomerase — MARIKICGITCLEDAEAAVEAGADALGFVFYPRSPRYVPPAEAMEICKRVPPFVWKVGVFVNMDWKVVDMIRKGCGLDVLQLHGDESPEYCRSFSNVRIFKACRMRNASDLEPLDAYSGIHAILVDGYHPDLWGGSGVQAPWQQLEGLSKRFNLVLAGGLTPENVGKAIQCVRPYAVDVSSGVEEKPGKKDHVRMAQFIQAAREASMKNGNGNGRI; from the coding sequence ATGGCGCGAATCAAGATTTGCGGGATTACTTGTTTGGAAGACGCCGAAGCTGCTGTGGAGGCGGGAGCGGATGCTCTGGGCTTTGTGTTTTACCCCCGAAGCCCGAGGTATGTTCCTCCTGCGGAAGCCATGGAAATCTGCAAACGCGTGCCCCCTTTCGTTTGGAAAGTAGGCGTGTTCGTCAACATGGATTGGAAGGTAGTGGACATGATTCGAAAGGGATGCGGGCTGGATGTGCTTCAGCTCCATGGTGACGAATCCCCCGAATATTGTCGTTCCTTCTCGAACGTTCGGATTTTCAAAGCTTGTCGGATGCGAAACGCTTCGGATCTTGAACCACTGGATGCTTACAGCGGGATACACGCGATCCTCGTGGACGGGTATCATCCGGATCTCTGGGGTGGCAGCGGAGTTCAGGCTCCCTGGCAACAGCTTGAAGGTCTTTCCAAGCGGTTCAACCTGGTGCTGGCCGGCGGTTTGACACCGGAAAACGTGGGGAAAGCCATCCAATGCGTTCGGCCCTACGCGGTGGATGTTTCCAGCGGAGTCGAAGAGAAGCCGGGGAAGAAGGACCACGTCCGAATGGCTCAGTTCATTCAGGCCGCGCGGGAAGCCTCGATGAAGAACGGCAATGGCAACGGTCGCATTTAA
- the trpB gene encoding tryptophan synthase subunit beta, whose protein sequence is MHATEPNIGRYGVFGGQYVPETLMPALQDLERAFLEAQQDSEFQKEFQRQLKTYAGRETPLTKTQNLSGRTPGAVVYLKREDLLHTGAHKINNTIGQALLARFMGRKRIIAETGAGQHGVATATVAALFGMECRVFMGTEDMKRQSLNVARMRMLGAEVAPVESGTCTLKEAMNEAMRYWASCVRDTHYVVGTAAGPHPYPMIVRQFQQVIGEETRRQVYENEGRLPDLLIACVGGGSNAIGMFYPFLRDENVRMVGVEAGGLGLDTKLHAASLNGGRLGVLHGCMSYVLQDAEGQIRNAHSISAGLDYPGVGPEHGYLFESGRVHYATIKDGEAVEAARRLAQEEGIIPALESAHALAWLYRNEERLEPGSIVVLCLSGRGDKDMATFMRELKLEDPEVKK, encoded by the coding sequence ATGCATGCAACAGAACCGAATATAGGCCGATACGGCGTCTTCGGCGGCCAATACGTGCCCGAAACGCTGATGCCGGCCTTGCAGGATTTGGAGAGGGCGTTTCTGGAAGCTCAACAGGATTCTGAGTTTCAGAAAGAGTTCCAGCGACAACTCAAGACCTATGCAGGAAGAGAAACGCCGTTAACGAAAACGCAAAATCTTTCCGGCAGGACCCCCGGAGCGGTGGTGTATCTCAAAAGGGAAGACCTGTTACACACCGGGGCGCACAAAATCAACAACACGATCGGCCAGGCCCTTTTGGCGCGATTCATGGGCCGAAAGCGTATCATCGCGGAAACGGGGGCGGGTCAGCACGGCGTTGCCACGGCCACGGTGGCCGCCCTGTTCGGCATGGAATGCCGGGTGTTCATGGGAACGGAGGACATGAAGCGTCAATCCCTGAACGTCGCCCGTATGCGGATGCTGGGTGCGGAAGTGGCGCCTGTCGAGTCGGGAACGTGCACACTCAAGGAGGCCATGAACGAGGCCATGCGGTACTGGGCGTCTTGCGTGCGGGATACGCATTACGTGGTTGGAACCGCGGCGGGACCTCATCCCTATCCCATGATCGTGAGGCAGTTCCAGCAGGTCATCGGTGAAGAGACCCGGCGGCAGGTGTATGAAAACGAGGGACGTCTCCCGGATCTTCTGATTGCCTGCGTGGGCGGTGGAAGCAACGCCATCGGCATGTTTTACCCCTTTCTGAGAGATGAGAACGTGCGTATGGTGGGAGTGGAGGCCGGAGGTCTCGGACTGGATACCAAGCTTCACGCGGCATCCCTCAACGGCGGGAGGCTGGGGGTTTTGCACGGCTGCATGAGCTATGTGTTGCAGGACGCGGAAGGTCAGATTCGAAACGCGCACAGCATATCCGCCGGACTGGACTATCCCGGTGTCGGGCCGGAGCACGGCTATCTGTTCGAGAGCGGCCGGGTTCACTACGCCACGATTAAAGATGGGGAAGCCGTGGAGGCAGCCCGACGCCTCGCGCAGGAAGAAGGTATTATTCCCGCCCTGGAAAGCGCCCATGCATTGGCGTGGCTTTATCGTAACGAAGAGCGCCTGGAACCGGGCAGCATTGTCGTGTTATGTCTCTCCGGGCGAGGCGACAAGGACATGGCCACGTTCATGCGCGAGCTGAAGCTCGAAGACCCGGAGGTGAAGAAATGA
- a CDS encoding tryptophan synthase subunit alpha produces the protein MNRIDRTFQRLKKDNRKALIPFVVSGDGGEETTSRMVLELEAAGADLVELGMPFSDPIADGPAIQRAAGRALGAGYTTKKLFRILETVRSRTEIPVVLMGYFNPILAYGVEPFCRDAARAGADGLLVVDLPLEQLAALKDPFQTAGLHSILLAAPTSGPDRIERICGKAGGFVYYISLTGVTGTENALNLTEIHGNVRHIKSKTDLPVVVGFGISRPEQVRDAGHAADGVVVGSALVRVMERHLDSPDLFEQARLFIEGLRAGLDSIESGGEGSLPRAAAV, from the coding sequence ATGAATCGGATCGATCGCACATTCCAAAGGCTGAAAAAGGACAATCGAAAAGCCCTGATTCCTTTCGTCGTTTCCGGCGACGGAGGCGAGGAGACGACTTCACGCATGGTGCTCGAGCTGGAAGCCGCAGGTGCGGATCTGGTGGAACTGGGCATGCCGTTTTCCGACCCCATTGCCGACGGACCGGCGATACAGCGTGCGGCGGGCCGCGCTCTCGGGGCGGGGTACACAACGAAAAAACTGTTTCGCATTCTGGAAACCGTCCGAAGCCGCACGGAGATCCCTGTTGTCTTGATGGGCTACTTCAATCCGATTCTGGCCTATGGCGTCGAGCCGTTCTGTCGAGACGCCGCCCGCGCCGGGGCGGACGGGCTTCTGGTCGTGGACCTGCCGTTGGAGCAGCTGGCCGCGTTGAAAGACCCTTTTCAAACAGCGGGTTTGCATTCCATTCTGCTGGCCGCGCCTACCAGCGGTCCGGACCGTATCGAGCGCATCTGTGGAAAGGCCGGAGGTTTTGTCTATTACATTTCCCTGACCGGTGTGACCGGAACGGAAAACGCCCTCAACTTGACGGAAATTCATGGTAACGTTCGTCATATCAAGTCAAAAACGGATCTGCCCGTGGTGGTAGGATTCGGCATCAGCCGTCCCGAACAGGTTCGCGACGCCGGTCATGCGGCCGATGGGGTGGTGGTGGGTAGCGCGTTGGTCCGCGTCATGGAGCGCCACCTCGACAGTCCCGACCTGTTCGAACAAGCCCGTCTGTTCATTGAAGGGCTGCGGGCGGGGCTGGACTCGATCGAAAGCGGCGGCGAAGGTTCTCTGCCGCGTGCGGCGGCTGTTTAA
- a CDS encoding IPTL-CTERM sorting domain-containing protein → MCKEKYRSLVIVVVFALSFVLVYGVLPVLSASTDKSVQPTGASDVLSNGASSEVNLTTMQINSTVTERREVVPTLNEWGAAILGLLMACAVVIVFRRHHRRS, encoded by the coding sequence ATGTGTAAAGAAAAGTACAGATCGCTCGTTATTGTCGTCGTTTTTGCACTGAGTTTTGTCCTGGTATATGGCGTGCTGCCGGTTTTGAGCGCTTCTACGGACAAAAGTGTGCAACCGACGGGCGCGTCGGATGTGCTTTCCAATGGCGCATCTTCCGAAGTCAACCTGACCACCATGCAGATCAACAGCACGGTGACTGAAAGAAGGGAGGTCGTTCCCACCCTAAACGAGTGGGGCGCCGCTATCCTGGGCCTGCTTATGGCCTGCGCCGTTGTTATCGTGTTCCGCCGGCATCACCGTCGGTCCTAA
- a CDS encoding UDP-N-acetylglucosamine--N-acetylmuramyl-(pentapeptide) pyrophosphoryl-undecaprenol N-acetylglucosamine transferase, translating into MSNKTRPISVAIGLGDTGGHIYIADAIADRIMEDGPENKLTFVGAEGRLDMVPIIGAKYPIRTYKIRPYNRRHRIRNASLIFQLVRCMAKSFGILRSCDPDVVVGTGGYSSGPFLLTASLMRIPSLIIEPNSLPGLTNRLLKHSVDRVLIAFASAGNHFPEKKVINTGIPVRDSVLHPNGDKREACRLFGLNPDLRTILITGGSLGSETINGLISRNLSRLSANNVQVLWQTGFHHMEAVREILRKKPFPNCKLIPYTDRMDSAYCVADLVVSAAGAVSIAELAALGKPAIVIPSVEATEDHQTSNAMALLESGACLVMSDTEAKRRLVDCMIDTVHDRQLLSELSVSIRAIGRSDATERAYGEIIKLARGID; encoded by the coding sequence ATGAGTAATAAAACACGGCCGATCAGCGTGGCCATTGGTCTTGGCGACACCGGCGGACACATCTATATTGCGGATGCGATTGCGGATCGGATCATGGAGGACGGTCCGGAAAACAAGTTGACCTTTGTCGGCGCTGAAGGGAGGCTCGATATGGTGCCCATCATCGGTGCTAAATATCCGATCCGCACCTATAAGATCCGTCCGTACAACAGGCGACATCGCATAAGAAACGCCTCGTTGATCTTCCAGCTCGTCCGATGCATGGCCAAATCGTTCGGGATCCTGCGATCTTGTGACCCTGACGTGGTAGTGGGAACGGGAGGGTATTCCAGCGGACCGTTCCTGCTGACAGCGAGTCTCATGAGGATTCCCAGTCTCATCATCGAGCCCAATTCACTGCCGGGATTGACGAACCGGCTTTTGAAACACAGCGTCGATCGGGTGTTGATCGCCTTCGCCTCCGCCGGAAACCACTTCCCTGAAAAGAAAGTGATCAACACGGGAATTCCGGTGAGAGACTCCGTTCTCCATCCTAACGGAGACAAAAGGGAAGCCTGCCGGTTATTCGGGCTGAATCCCGATCTTCGAACGATTCTCATAACCGGCGGCAGCCTCGGATCCGAGACCATAAACGGATTGATTTCCCGGAACCTTTCCCGATTATCGGCGAATAACGTGCAAGTGCTCTGGCAGACCGGCTTCCATCACATGGAAGCTGTGAGAGAAATTCTTAGGAAGAAACCATTTCCGAACTGCAAGCTCATACCCTATACGGATCGTATGGATAGCGCCTATTGTGTTGCCGATCTCGTGGTTTCCGCCGCGGGTGCGGTGAGCATCGCTGAATTGGCGGCATTGGGAAAACCGGCCATTGTGATCCCTTCAGTAGAGGCGACGGAAGACCATCAGACCAGCAACGCCATGGCGCTTCTGGAAAGCGGAGCTTGTCTGGTTATGTCCGATACGGAGGCAAAGCGCCGCTTGGTTGATTGCATGATCGACACGGTCCATGACCGTCAACTGCTTTCCGAGTTGAGTGTAAGTATCCGTGCTATCGGGAGATCGGACGCAACGGAAAGGGCTTACGGCGAAATCATCAAACTCGCGAGGGGAATCGACTGA
- a CDS encoding glycosyltransferase: MTKVAFLHPDLGIGGAERLVVDAALELRKRGHNVTIFTTHYDPDRCFEDIRKEHLDIKVVDSVIPNDVKSHFRAPCSIARTAFAAMVMGMHASFDVVFCDLVPHIIPLVRRMAKSKVIYYCHYPDKLLTPERARWYRFYRAPIDRLEEFGLRSADLILVNSSFTESVFRETFPRLCRSAVSVLYPGVDPAEFQSSETDGKTDLREESIILSLNRYAKDKNLGLALDAMGSLREKIPYETFRGLTLVFAGGFDGRLSECRQAVRSLEEKTREMHLWDHVRFLFSISDDERRNLLKECLCLVYTSCNEHFGIGIIEAMAGGKPVIAVNRGGPKEIVRDGVTGFLCDPEPEPFGDALAQLVEHPDKRKRMGVEGEKRVASSFSRHRFGERLDCIVRTLVGGSETC; encoded by the coding sequence ATGACCAAGGTGGCCTTTCTACACCCGGATCTCGGCATTGGAGGCGCCGAGCGTCTGGTCGTCGACGCGGCTCTGGAACTGAGGAAAAGAGGGCATAATGTCACCATTTTCACCACTCATTACGATCCGGACCGATGCTTCGAGGACATCAGGAAGGAACATCTGGACATAAAGGTGGTGGATTCCGTCATTCCCAACGACGTGAAGTCCCATTTCCGCGCTCCCTGCTCCATAGCGCGAACAGCCTTTGCCGCCATGGTTATGGGTATGCACGCATCCTTCGACGTGGTGTTCTGCGATCTTGTTCCCCATATTATCCCTCTCGTACGACGAATGGCCAAGTCAAAGGTGATCTATTACTGTCACTATCCGGACAAACTCCTCACTCCGGAAAGGGCAAGATGGTACCGGTTTTACCGGGCCCCCATAGATCGCCTGGAGGAGTTCGGTTTGCGGTCGGCCGATCTCATCCTGGTCAACAGCTCTTTCACTGAATCTGTTTTCAGAGAGACCTTTCCCCGGCTTTGCCGCTCGGCGGTTTCCGTGCTCTATCCCGGCGTCGATCCGGCCGAATTCCAATCTTCGGAGACGGACGGAAAAACCGACCTGCGGGAGGAATCCATCATTCTTTCTTTGAACAGGTACGCGAAGGATAAGAATCTCGGTTTGGCCCTCGATGCCATGGGAAGCTTGAGAGAAAAGATCCCTTATGAAACCTTTAGAGGGCTGACACTCGTTTTTGCCGGAGGCTTTGACGGGCGTCTTTCCGAATGCAGGCAAGCCGTACGTTCTCTGGAGGAGAAAACCAGAGAGATGCATCTGTGGGACCATGTGAGGTTTCTCTTCTCCATTTCCGATGACGAAAGGAGAAATCTGCTCAAGGAGTGCCTGTGTCTGGTCTATACGAGCTGTAACGAGCATTTCGGAATCGGCATCATCGAAGCCATGGCCGGCGGGAAACCGGTCATTGCGGTAAACCGGGGCGGGCCCAAGGAAATCGTGCGGGATGGGGTCACCGGTTTCCTCTGCGATCCGGAACCGGAACCTTTTGGAGACGCCCTGGCCCAGCTTGTGGAACATCCGGATAAACGCAAACGAATGGGGGTTGAAGGCGAAAAAAGGGTCGCGTCGAGTTTCTCCCGTCATAGGTTTGGAGAGCGGCTCGACTGCATCGTAAGAACACTGGTTGGCGGAAGCGAGACATGCTGA